A single window of Streptomyces griseoviridis DNA harbors:
- a CDS encoding LLM class flavin-dependent oxidoreductase encodes MPVTVVRFNLVEPGATPASLGARYRAAVEMAAYADRHGVTTVQTEEHHGVDDNWLPSPFAFAGAVFGATRTVAVTVSAVIGPLHDPLRLAEDIAVLDLLSGGRLVTVAGIGYRPEEYARAGIDFRRRGRIQDELLETLLKAWTGEEFDYRGRTVRVTPRPGTTPHPLLLVGGSSRAAARRAARLGLPFFPSAHLPELEAYYKERLVEYGTEGWTMMPEAETPLLHIAEDPDRTWAEYGGHFLHEARTYASWQSGAIHSAVRSGAQDVAALRAEGVYRVVTPEECVAQSLANLVLHPLVGGMPVAEGWRSLRLFCEEVLPRLGG; translated from the coding sequence ATGCCCGTCACGGTCGTGCGTTTCAACCTGGTCGAGCCCGGCGCCACCCCCGCCTCGCTCGGCGCCCGCTACCGGGCGGCCGTGGAGATGGCCGCCTACGCGGACCGGCACGGGGTGACCACCGTGCAGACCGAGGAGCACCACGGCGTCGACGACAACTGGCTGCCGTCGCCCTTCGCCTTCGCGGGCGCGGTCTTCGGGGCGACCCGGACCGTCGCGGTGACCGTCTCGGCGGTGATCGGGCCGCTGCACGACCCGCTGCGCCTGGCCGAGGACATCGCGGTCCTCGACCTGCTCAGCGGCGGCCGGCTGGTCACGGTGGCCGGCATCGGCTACCGCCCCGAGGAGTACGCCCGCGCGGGGATCGACTTCCGCCGCCGCGGCCGGATCCAGGACGAACTCCTGGAGACGCTGCTGAAGGCGTGGACCGGTGAGGAGTTCGACTACCGGGGCCGTACCGTGCGGGTCACCCCGCGCCCCGGCACCACGCCGCACCCGCTGCTGCTGGTCGGCGGCTCCTCCCGGGCTGCCGCCCGCCGCGCGGCCCGCCTCGGCCTGCCGTTCTTCCCGAGCGCCCATCTGCCGGAGCTGGAGGCGTACTACAAGGAGCGGCTGGTGGAGTACGGCACCGAGGGCTGGACGATGATGCCGGAGGCCGAGACGCCGCTGCTGCACATCGCCGAGGACCCGGACCGGACGTGGGCCGAGTACGGCGGGCACTTCCTGCACGAGGCCAGGACGTACGCGTCGTGGCAGTCGGGGGCGATCCACTCGGCGGTGCGGTCGGGCGCCCAGGACGTGGCGGCGCTGCGCGCGGAGGGCGTCTACCGGGTCGTCACGCCCGAGGAGTGCGTGGCCCAGTCGCTGGCCAACCTGGTGCTGCATCCGCTGGTGGGCGGGATGCCGGTGGCGGAGGGGTGGCGCAGCCTGCGGCTGTTCTGCGAGGAGGTGCTGCCCCGGCTCGGGGGGTGA
- the ftsY gene encoding signal recognition particle-docking protein FtsY has product METVILAVVIAVVVLGAIGGLVVGSRRKRPLPPPPPTAPDITAPPAEPHVGDEAEEPSDESRRTIEEVGLPDGSAPVVVEEPPTEAPPIEIPEPAAGRLVRLRSRLSRSQNALGQGLLTLLSREHLDEDTWEEIEDTLLTADVGVLPTQELVDNLRERVKVLGTRTPEELRALLREELLKLVGTDVDRAVRTEPEGRTPGIVMVVGVNGTGKTTTTGKLARVLVADGRTVVLGAADTFRAAAADQLQTWGERVGAHTVRGPEAGDPASVAFDAVKEGKEMGVDVVLIDTAGRLHTKTGLMDELGKVKRVVEKHAPVDEVLLVLDATTGQNGLVQARVFAEVVDITGIVLTKLDGTAKGGIVVAVQRELGVPVKLVGLGEGADDLAPFEPEAFVDALIGE; this is encoded by the coding sequence ATGGAAACCGTCATCCTTGCTGTAGTCATCGCCGTGGTCGTCCTCGGCGCGATCGGCGGGCTCGTCGTCGGCAGCCGTCGCAAGCGGCCGCTGCCCCCGCCCCCGCCCACCGCGCCCGACATCACCGCCCCTCCGGCCGAGCCGCACGTCGGCGACGAGGCCGAGGAGCCGAGCGACGAGTCCCGTCGGACGATAGAGGAGGTCGGCCTCCCGGACGGCTCGGCCCCCGTCGTCGTCGAGGAGCCGCCCACCGAAGCGCCCCCGATCGAGATCCCGGAGCCCGCGGCCGGCCGTCTCGTCCGGCTGCGCAGCCGCCTCTCCCGCTCCCAGAACGCCCTCGGTCAGGGGCTGCTCACGCTGCTGTCGCGCGAGCACCTCGACGAGGACACCTGGGAGGAGATCGAGGACACCCTGCTCACCGCCGACGTCGGTGTGCTGCCCACCCAGGAGCTGGTCGACAACCTGCGCGAACGCGTCAAGGTGCTCGGCACCCGCACCCCCGAGGAACTGCGCGCCCTGCTGCGCGAGGAACTGCTCAAGCTGGTCGGCACCGACGTCGACCGCGCCGTGCGCACCGAGCCCGAGGGCCGCACGCCCGGCATCGTGATGGTCGTCGGGGTCAACGGCACCGGCAAGACCACCACCACGGGCAAGCTCGCCCGGGTCCTGGTGGCCGACGGCAGGACCGTCGTCCTCGGCGCCGCCGACACCTTCAGGGCCGCCGCCGCCGACCAGTTGCAGACCTGGGGCGAGCGGGTCGGTGCCCACACCGTGCGCGGGCCTGAGGCGGGCGACCCCGCCTCCGTCGCGTTCGACGCGGTGAAGGAGGGCAAGGAGATGGGGGTCGACGTCGTCCTCATCGACACCGCGGGACGGCTGCACACCAAGACCGGTCTGATGGACGAGCTGGGCAAGGTCAAGCGGGTCGTCGAGAAGCACGCGCCGGTCGACGAGGTGCTGCTCGTCCTCGACGCCACCACCGGGCAGAACGGCCTGGTCCAGGCGCGGGTCTTCGCCGAGGTCGTCGACATCACCGGGATCGTCCTGACCAAGCTGGACGGCACGGCCAAGGGCGGCATCGTGGTCGCCGTGCAGCGCGAGCTGGGCGTGCCCGTCAAGCTGGTCGGACTCGGCGAGGGCGCCGACGACCTGGCGCCGTTCGAGCCCGAGGCGTTCGTGGATGCCCTTATCGGAGAGTGA
- a CDS encoding bifunctional DNA primase/polymerase: MGFTIGGIREIRSGSRRRARSSECVAVAEFTGLWGWDVVRGARAAGGACSCGRTDCPAPGAHPLEFAPRLPAGSTLDEVTEAWARFPGASVMLAVGRAFDVIEVAEPAGHRALVRLERMGLPLGPVAATPEGRAQFYVAPGAAAELPELLYRTGWDDPTSLDLRGLGPGTFVTAPPSDRGGLGPVRWLRAPALDTATRPPAARLLLGTLAYLAHRSRA, encoded by the coding sequence ATGGGTTTCACGATCGGCGGCATCCGGGAGATCCGCTCCGGCTCTCGTCGACGCGCTCGCTCCTCGGAGTGCGTGGCCGTCGCCGAGTTCACCGGACTCTGGGGCTGGGACGTGGTGCGGGGCGCGCGGGCCGCGGGCGGCGCCTGCTCCTGCGGCCGCACGGACTGTCCCGCGCCCGGCGCCCACCCGCTGGAGTTCGCCCCCCGGCTGCCGGCCGGCTCGACGCTCGACGAGGTGACCGAGGCGTGGGCCCGGTTCCCCGGCGCGTCGGTGATGCTGGCGGTGGGCCGCGCGTTCGACGTCATCGAGGTGGCGGAACCCGCCGGCCACCGCGCCCTCGTCCGCCTGGAACGCATGGGCCTCCCGCTCGGCCCGGTCGCCGCCACCCCGGAGGGCCGCGCCCAGTTCTACGTCGCCCCCGGCGCCGCCGCCGAACTGCCCGAGCTGCTCTACAGGACCGGCTGGGACGACCCGACCTCGCTCGACCTGCGCGGACTCGGCCCCGGCACGTTCGTCACGGCCCCGCCCTCCGACCGCGGCGGCCTCGGCCCGGTCCGCTGGCTGCGCGCCCCCGCCCTGGACACCGCCACCCGCCCGCCGGCCGCCCGGCTGCTCCTGGGCACCCTCGCCTACCTGGCCCACCGCTCCCGCGCCTGA
- the nsdA gene encoding transcriptional repressor NsdA, giving the protein MSGNGGSGTNVTDTSTATSATGASGASGAEKRPNELLTSWFVRSGWSKGELARQVNRRARQLGANHISTDTSRVRRWLDGENPREPIPRILSELFSERFGCVVAVEDLGLRTARQSPSASGVDLPWTAPQTVALLSEFSRSDLMLARRGFLGSSLALSAGPALIEPMQRWLVPSPQPPRAEPDPAPSARRVGRLSQPELDLLESTTMMFRQWDAQCGGGLRRKAVVGQLHEVTDLLQEPQPQETTRRLFKVAAELAELAGWMSYDVGLQPTAQKYFVLALHAAKEAGDKPLGSYVLSSMSRQMIHLGRPDDALELIHLAQYGSRDCASPRTQAMLHAMEARAYANMGQPGRCKRAVRMAEDVFADADEWDEPDPDWIRFFSEAELHGENSHSFRDLAYVAGRSPTYASLAEPLMRRAVELFATDGEHQRSYALNLIGMATVHLLQREPERGAALAEQAMAVGKTVRSERVNTRIRKTVDTAVRDFGGLAAVVDLTDRLAVELPEAAEAV; this is encoded by the coding sequence GTGAGCGGCAACGGCGGAAGCGGGACGAACGTGACGGACACGTCCACCGCGACCAGCGCGACGGGTGCGTCCGGCGCGTCCGGCGCGGAGAAGCGCCCCAACGAACTGCTCACCTCCTGGTTCGTGCGCAGCGGCTGGTCGAAGGGCGAGCTGGCCCGCCAGGTCAACCGCAGGGCACGCCAGTTGGGCGCCAACCACATCTCCACGGACACCTCGCGGGTGCGCCGCTGGCTGGACGGCGAGAACCCCCGCGAGCCGATCCCCAGGATCCTGTCCGAGCTGTTCTCCGAGCGGTTCGGCTGTGTCGTCGCGGTCGAGGACCTCGGCCTGCGCACCGCCCGCCAGTCACCCTCCGCGTCCGGCGTCGACCTGCCGTGGACGGCCCCGCAGACGGTGGCGCTGCTCAGCGAGTTCTCGCGCAGCGATCTGATGCTCGCCCGGCGCGGCTTCCTCGGCAGCTCGCTCGCGCTCTCCGCGGGCCCGGCCCTGATCGAGCCCATGCAGCGCTGGCTGGTGCCCTCGCCGCAGCCGCCGCGCGCCGAGCCCGACCCGGCGCCCTCCGCCCGGCGCGTCGGACGGCTCTCGCAGCCCGAGCTGGATCTGCTGGAGTCGACCACGATGATGTTCCGCCAGTGGGACGCCCAGTGCGGCGGCGGCCTGCGCCGCAAGGCGGTCGTCGGGCAGCTGCACGAGGTCACCGACCTGCTCCAGGAGCCCCAGCCGCAGGAGACCACCCGCCGGCTGTTCAAGGTCGCCGCCGAGCTGGCCGAGCTGGCCGGCTGGATGTCGTACGACGTCGGGTTGCAGCCGACAGCGCAGAAGTACTTCGTGCTGGCCCTGCACGCGGCCAAGGAGGCCGGCGACAAGCCGCTCGGCTCCTACGTCCTGTCCAGCATGAGCCGGCAGATGATCCATCTGGGGCGGCCCGACGACGCCCTGGAGCTGATCCATCTCGCCCAGTACGGCAGCCGGGACTGCGCGAGCCCGCGCACCCAGGCGATGCTGCACGCGATGGAGGCCCGCGCCTACGCCAACATGGGGCAGCCCGGCCGCTGCAAGCGCGCGGTCCGGATGGCGGAGGACGTCTTCGCCGACGCCGACGAGTGGGACGAGCCCGACCCCGACTGGATCCGCTTCTTCTCCGAGGCCGAGCTGCACGGCGAGAACAGCCACTCCTTCCGCGACCTCGCCTATGTGGCGGGCCGCAGCCCCACCTACGCCTCGCTGGCCGAGCCCCTGATGCGGCGGGCCGTCGAGCTGTTCGCCACGGACGGCGAGCACCAGCGGTCGTACGCGCTCAACCTGATCGGCATGGCCACCGTGCATCTGCTCCAGCGGGAGCCCGAGCGCGGCGCGGCCCTGGCCGAGCAGGCGATGGCGGTCGGCAAGACGGTTCGCTCCGAGCGGGTCAACACCCGCATCCGCAAGACGGTCGACACGGCCGTGCGGGACTTCGGCGGGCTCGCCGCCGTCGTCGACCTCACCGACAGGCTCGCCGTCGAGCTGCCCGAGGCGGCGGAAGCCGTCTGA
- a CDS encoding ammonium transporter, with protein sequence MNVGDTGFVLISAALVMVMTPGLALFYGGMVRTKSTLNMLMMSFVSLGIVSVLWVLYGHSLAFSGDVGGFVGNLDLIGLKGVTGDTLMENFAGRKIPVFAFSLFQMLFAVITPALMSGALADRVKFGSWMVFVGLWVTVVYFPVAHWVWGGGWLAKLDPAIIDFAGGTAVHINAGIGALAAVLVVGKRVGFKRDPMRPHNLTMVLIGTALLWFGWFGFNAGSELAADGTAAGMALNTQVATGAAMLGWLAYERIRHGAFTTLGACSGAVAGLVAITPSGGNVNVFGAMLIGVVAGAVCSWAVSLKFKLGYDDSLDVVGVHLVGGVIGTLLVGFLAINGAGGFKQFVSQAIGAFSVMGYTFVVTFILAWVIQKTIGFRASEDDEVTGLDQTSHAETAYDFGGAGGGLSGAVPSATVASKKVDA encoded by the coding sequence TTGAATGTTGGAGATACCGGATTCGTACTGATCAGCGCTGCTCTGGTCATGGTCATGACGCCGGGCCTCGCCCTGTTCTACGGGGGCATGGTCCGCACCAAAAGCACCCTGAACATGCTCATGATGTCCTTTGTGTCTCTGGGCATCGTGAGCGTGCTCTGGGTGCTCTACGGTCACTCGCTCGCCTTCAGCGGTGACGTCGGGGGTTTTGTAGGCAACCTCGACCTCATCGGCCTGAAGGGCGTCACCGGTGACACCCTCATGGAGAACTTCGCCGGACGGAAGATCCCGGTCTTCGCGTTCTCCCTCTTCCAGATGCTGTTCGCGGTCATCACCCCGGCCCTGATGAGCGGCGCGCTCGCCGACCGGGTGAAGTTCGGCTCCTGGATGGTCTTCGTCGGCCTCTGGGTCACCGTGGTGTACTTCCCGGTCGCCCACTGGGTCTGGGGCGGCGGCTGGCTCGCCAAGCTCGACCCGGCCATCATCGACTTCGCGGGCGGCACGGCCGTCCACATCAACGCCGGTATCGGCGCCCTGGCCGCGGTCCTCGTCGTCGGCAAGCGCGTCGGCTTCAAGCGCGACCCGATGCGCCCGCACAACCTGACGATGGTCCTGATCGGCACCGCGCTCCTGTGGTTCGGCTGGTTCGGCTTCAACGCGGGCTCCGAGCTGGCCGCCGACGGCACCGCCGCGGGCATGGCCCTCAACACCCAGGTCGCCACCGGTGCCGCCATGCTCGGCTGGCTCGCCTACGAGCGCATCAGGCACGGCGCCTTCACCACGCTGGGCGCCTGCTCGGGCGCGGTGGCCGGTCTGGTCGCCATCACCCCCTCGGGCGGCAACGTCAACGTCTTCGGCGCGATGCTCATCGGCGTGGTCGCCGGCGCCGTCTGCTCCTGGGCGGTCTCCCTCAAGTTCAAGCTCGGCTACGACGACTCCCTCGACGTGGTCGGCGTCCACCTGGTCGGCGGTGTCATCGGCACCCTGCTGGTCGGCTTCCTCGCCATCAACGGCGCCGGCGGCTTCAAGCAGTTCGTGTCGCAGGCGATCGGCGCCTTCTCGGTCATGGGCTACACCTTCGTGGTGACGTTCATCCTCGCCTGGGTGATCCAGAAGACCATCGGCTTCAGGGCCAGCGAGGACGACGAGGTCACCGGCCTCGACCAGACCTCGCACGCCGAGACCGCATACGACTTCGGCGGGGCCGGCGGCGGCCTCTCCGGCGCCGTCCCGTCCGCGACCGTCGCGAGCAAGAAGGTGGACGCATGA
- a CDS encoding P-II family nitrogen regulator, which translates to MKLITAVVKPHRLDEIKEALQAFGVHGLTVTEASGYGRQRGHTEVYRGAEYTVDLVPKIRIEVLAEDDDAEQLIDVIVKAARTGKIGDGKVWSLPVETAVRVRTGERGPDAL; encoded by the coding sequence ATGAAGCTCATCACCGCAGTCGTCAAGCCCCACCGGCTCGACGAGATCAAGGAAGCCCTCCAGGCCTTCGGCGTCCACGGACTGACGGTCACCGAGGCGAGCGGCTACGGTCGTCAGCGGGGGCACACCGAGGTCTACCGCGGTGCCGAGTACACGGTCGACCTGGTGCCCAAGATCCGCATCGAGGTCCTGGCCGAGGACGACGACGCCGAACAGCTCATCGACGTCATCGTCAAAGCGGCCAGAACCGGCAAGATCGGTGACGGCAAGGTCTGGTCCCTGCCCGTGGAGACGGCCGTACGCGTGAGGACCGGCGAGCGCGGTCCTGACGCGCTCTAG
- a CDS encoding [protein-PII] uridylyltransferase: MTSTDVRNEAEDSGPSGYAAARLRLLQEGARSGPPRRLALSELTDEWLSGLFTAGTEGLRGVSLVAVGGYGRGELSPRSDLDLLLLHDGADNAAVAALADRIWYPVWDLGLALDHSVRTPGEARRTAGDDLKVQLGLLDARHLAGDLGLTASLRTAVLADWRNQAPRRLPELQELCAERAARQGELQYLLEPDLKEARGGLRDATALRAVAASWLADAPREGLDDARRRLLDVRDALHLATGRATDRLALQEQDQVAAELGLLDADTLLRQVYEAARVISYASDVTWREVGRVLRSRSVRPRLRAMLGGGKQTAERSPLAEGVVEQDGEVVLARAARPDRDPVLPLRAAAAAAQAGLPLSLHAVRRLAGSVRPLPTPWPAEARQELVTLLGSGRPTVEVWEALEAEGLITRLLPDWERVRCRPQRNAVHVWTVDRHLIETAVRASEYTRRVSRPDLLLVAALLHDIGKGWPGDHSVAGEIIVKDVAARIGFDRADVTVLSTLVRHHLLLVETATRRDLDDPATVRAVADAVGSQSTLYLLHALTEADALATGPAAWSSWRGSLVADLVKRVAAVLAGEEPDEPEAAAPTAEQERLAIEAVATGSPVLALRAQTEPPAGEQPPGGPEPLGVELLIAVPDQAGVLPAVAGVLAMHRLTVRTAELRSLDLPDGVDGAVLLLDWRVAAEYGSLPQAARLRADLVRALDGSLDIAGRLAERDAAYPRRRGWVAPPPRVTVHPAASRLATVIEVRAQDAPGLLFRIGRALEDADVRVRSAHASTLGANAVDAFYVTGAEGKPLPAAEADAVARKLEEMLRG, translated from the coding sequence GTGACGAGCACGGACGTGCGGAACGAAGCAGAGGACTCGGGACCCAGCGGCTACGCGGCGGCCCGGCTGCGCCTCCTCCAGGAGGGGGCGCGGTCCGGGCCGCCGCGCCGTTTGGCCCTCTCCGAACTGACGGACGAATGGCTCTCCGGGCTGTTCACCGCGGGCACCGAGGGCCTGCGCGGGGTCTCCCTGGTCGCCGTCGGCGGCTACGGCCGCGGCGAGCTGTCCCCGCGCAGCGACCTCGACCTGCTTTTGCTGCACGACGGCGCCGACAACGCGGCCGTCGCCGCCCTCGCCGACCGCATCTGGTACCCCGTCTGGGACCTCGGCCTGGCCCTCGACCACTCCGTGCGCACCCCGGGCGAGGCCCGCAGGACCGCGGGCGACGACCTCAAGGTCCAGCTCGGCCTGCTCGACGCCCGCCACCTCGCGGGCGACCTCGGCCTCACCGCGTCCCTGCGCACCGCCGTCCTCGCCGACTGGCGCAACCAGGCACCCCGACGCCTCCCCGAACTCCAGGAGCTGTGCGCCGAACGCGCCGCACGCCAGGGCGAGCTCCAGTACCTCCTCGAACCCGACCTCAAGGAGGCCCGCGGCGGCCTGCGCGACGCCACCGCGCTGCGCGCCGTCGCCGCCTCCTGGCTCGCCGACGCCCCCCGCGAGGGCCTCGACGACGCCCGCCGCCGCCTCCTCGACGTCCGCGACGCCCTGCACCTCGCCACCGGCCGCGCCACCGACCGCCTCGCCCTCCAGGAACAGGACCAGGTCGCCGCCGAACTCGGCCTCCTGGACGCCGACACCCTGCTGCGCCAGGTCTACGAGGCCGCCCGGGTCATCTCCTACGCCAGCGACGTCACCTGGCGCGAGGTCGGCCGGGTGCTGCGCTCGCGCTCCGTGCGGCCCCGGCTGCGCGCCATGCTCGGCGGCGGCAAGCAGACCGCCGAACGCTCCCCGCTCGCCGAGGGCGTCGTCGAGCAGGACGGCGAGGTCGTCCTCGCCCGCGCCGCCCGACCCGACCGCGACCCCGTGCTGCCGCTGCGCGCCGCCGCCGCGGCCGCCCAGGCCGGCCTGCCGCTCTCCCTGCACGCCGTGCGCCGCCTGGCCGGCTCGGTACGCCCGCTGCCCACCCCCTGGCCCGCCGAGGCCCGCCAGGAACTGGTGACCCTGCTCGGCTCGGGACGCCCCACCGTCGAGGTGTGGGAGGCGCTGGAGGCGGAGGGCCTGATCACCCGGCTGCTGCCGGACTGGGAGCGGGTGCGCTGCCGGCCGCAGCGCAACGCCGTGCACGTCTGGACCGTCGACCGGCACCTCATCGAGACCGCCGTGCGCGCCTCCGAGTACACCCGCCGGGTCAGCCGCCCCGACCTGCTGCTGGTCGCCGCGCTGCTGCACGACATCGGCAAGGGCTGGCCGGGCGACCACTCGGTGGCCGGCGAGATCATCGTCAAGGACGTCGCCGCCCGGATCGGCTTCGACCGCGCCGACGTCACCGTCCTGTCCACGCTGGTCCGCCACCATCTGCTGCTCGTCGAGACCGCCACCCGCCGCGACCTCGACGACCCGGCGACCGTCCGCGCCGTCGCCGACGCGGTCGGCAGCCAGAGCACCCTGTACCTGCTGCACGCCCTCACGGAGGCCGACGCCCTCGCCACCGGACCCGCCGCCTGGTCCTCCTGGCGCGGCTCGCTCGTCGCCGACCTGGTCAAGCGGGTCGCCGCGGTGCTCGCCGGGGAGGAGCCCGACGAGCCCGAGGCCGCCGCCCCCACCGCCGAACAGGAGCGGCTCGCCATCGAGGCGGTCGCCACCGGCAGCCCCGTGCTGGCGCTGCGCGCGCAGACCGAACCACCGGCGGGCGAGCAGCCGCCCGGCGGCCCCGAGCCGCTCGGCGTCGAACTCCTCATCGCCGTACCCGACCAGGCCGGTGTGCTGCCCGCGGTGGCCGGTGTGCTCGCCATGCACCGGCTGACCGTGCGCACCGCCGAACTGCGCTCCCTCGACCTGCCCGACGGCGTCGACGGCGCCGTCCTGCTGCTCGACTGGCGGGTCGCCGCCGAGTACGGCTCACTCCCGCAGGCCGCCAGGCTCCGCGCCGACCTGGTGCGCGCCCTCGACGGCTCCCTCGACATCGCGGGCCGGCTCGCGGAGCGGGACGCCGCCTATCCGCGCCGTCGCGGCTGGGTGGCGCCGCCGCCCCGGGTCACCGTCCACCCGGCCGCCTCCCGGCTCGCCACCGTCATCGAGGTCCGCGCCCAGGACGCCCCCGGCCTGCTGTTCCGCATCGGGCGGGCGCTGGAGGACGCCGACGTCCGGGTCCGCAGCGCGCACGCCTCCACCCTGGGCGCGAACGCGGTCGACGCCTTCTACGTGACCGGCGCCGAGGGCAAGCCCCTGCCGGCCGCGGAGGCGGACGCGGTGGCGCGGAAACTGGAGGAGATGCTCAGGGGATGA